Genomic segment of Picrophilus oshimae DSM 9789:
GAATATAAATATTTTTCTTATAAATACTTAAATATGATAAAATAATCATAAATTATGATTAATGTGGGTCTTTATTATAAGGTAAAACCAGGACATGAGAAGGACTTTGAGAGTACATTTGGAAACGTCGTTAAGCTTTTAAAGAGCGGCGATACAGGCTTTATTGATGGAAAGTTATACAGGGAGGTCGATGACCCAAGCGAGTACATGATATATACGGAGTGGAAGGATCTCGAATCATTTGAAAAGTTTATAAAAATGAAGGAGTACCATGAAACCGTTGATTATGGAAAGACAATACTTGAAACAACACCAAGACACAAGATCTTTGGATCCTCTGCGTAAAAATATTTATAACTGTTAATTATATTTAAAATAAATGAGAATATATTACGATGCCGGTACCATAGTAT
This window contains:
- a CDS encoding antibiotic biosynthesis monooxygenase family protein — translated: MINVGLYYKVKPGHEKDFESTFGNVVKLLKSGDTGFIDGKLYREVDDPSEYMIYTEWKDLESFEKFIKMKEYHETVDYGKTILETTPRHKIFGSSA